In one window of Candidatus Rubrimentiphilum sp. DNA:
- a CDS encoding aminotransferase class I/II-fold pyridoxal phosphate-dependent enzyme: protein MMTKNVEFLAAPHIEAIPPMTPFIGPEQLMREGGHASLLRLGANESAFGPSPKAVAAMSAELPRISWYGDPESYDLRALLAVRHGCAIENVSVGSGIDDLMGLAVRAFASPGATALTTRGTYPTFNYHVMGFGVKLATVDYRPDGFVDVDALVEAARRLRPAIVYIANPDNPSGTLLPPGEIARLFEALPDESMLFLDEAYADFVDERRVIPELIHGRLLRVRTFSKAYGMAGARIGYAIATPRNVATFQKIRLHYGVNRNAQIGALASLEDPEFTQHVVAETARGREDYYSLARSLGRPYLESCTNFVCVDFGGNEAATAIMNALLARGVFIRKPSAPPLDRFVRISVGTAAERDEFAARLRVLWRELA, encoded by the coding sequence ATGATGACGAAGAACGTCGAGTTCTTGGCGGCGCCGCACATCGAAGCGATTCCGCCGATGACGCCGTTTATCGGCCCGGAACAGCTCATGCGCGAAGGCGGGCATGCCTCGCTGCTGCGGCTGGGCGCGAACGAAAGCGCCTTCGGACCATCGCCGAAAGCGGTGGCTGCGATGAGCGCCGAGCTGCCGCGCATCTCTTGGTATGGCGATCCCGAGTCGTACGATCTGCGGGCACTCCTGGCGGTGCGGCACGGCTGCGCGATTGAGAACGTCAGCGTCGGCTCAGGTATCGATGATTTGATGGGACTGGCTGTACGCGCGTTCGCGTCGCCGGGCGCAACCGCGCTCACGACGCGCGGCACATACCCGACCTTCAACTATCACGTCATGGGATTCGGAGTGAAACTTGCCACGGTTGACTACCGGCCCGACGGATTCGTCGACGTGGACGCGCTGGTCGAGGCGGCCCGGAGACTTCGTCCGGCGATCGTGTACATCGCGAATCCCGACAATCCCAGCGGCACCCTGCTGCCGCCCGGCGAGATCGCGCGCCTGTTCGAGGCGCTCCCCGATGAGTCCATGCTCTTTCTCGACGAAGCGTATGCCGATTTCGTGGATGAGCGAAGGGTCATTCCCGAGCTCATTCACGGGCGTTTGCTGCGCGTGCGTACGTTTTCCAAAGCGTACGGCATGGCGGGCGCGCGCATCGGCTACGCGATTGCCACGCCACGCAACGTGGCCACGTTCCAAAAGATTCGATTGCACTACGGAGTCAACCGTAACGCGCAGATTGGCGCGCTGGCGTCGCTGGAAGATCCCGAGTTCACCCAGCATGTCGTGGCGGAGACCGCGCGGGGCCGGGAAGACTACTACTCGCTTGCGCGCTCGCTCGGACGGCCGTACTTGGAGTCGTGCACAAATTTCGTCTGCGTGGACTTCGGCGGCAATGAGGCCGCGACCGCGATCATGAACGCGCTGCTGGCGCGCGGCGTCTTTATTCGCAAACCGAGCGCACCGCCGCTGGATCGCTTCGTGCGAATCAGCGTCGGAACGGCTGCGGAGCGCGATGAGTTCGCGGCTCGCCTGCGCGTCCTGTGGCGGGAACTCGCATGA